The genomic window ACCAGGTCAAGTTAATCCTACTTCATTTATTGAAGAAGAAACGGGGACTATTACTTATAAAAACTATAAAGCTGCTTTAAACTATAGCAATAGCTTTGGAGACCATAATGTATCTGGGCTTTTAGCAATTGAAGCTGAGAAAAACACAAGCAATGGTTTAAGAGCAAGAAGAAACGGATTTGTTGACTATGGTGTATATGATTTAGATTTAGGTGCATCAGACCAACAAATTACTACTGAAGGAGGTGGTAATACTTGGGGTTTCTACGGATATATTGGTCGTGTAAATTACGATTATAAGAGTAAATACTTATTAGAATTGCAAGGCAGACGTGATGGGTCGTCAAGATTTGCTGAAGGAGCAAAATGGTCTAATTATGGAAGTATTTCTGCCGGTTGGGTATTAAGCTCAGAGGAGTTTCTACAAGATAGCAAGATTATTTCCTTCCTAAAACTAAGAGGTGGTTATGGTGAATTAGGTAGTACATCTGGAATTGGTGAATTCGGGTACTTATCTACAGTAGGTTTTGGTAACACTGTATTTGGCCAAACAGATGCTGGTCAACAAGTAACTTCTCGTGCAAGTAGTTTATTTAGTGGTACTACAACGTGGGAACGTATTGCAACCAAAGAAGTTGGTTTAGATTTTAGGATGTTTACCTCTAAACTATTTGGTTCTTTAGACTTTTTTCAAAAAGATAATAAAGGTATGCTTGTTAGAGGTATAACACCAGATGTATTAGGTACTACGGCACCTTATACTAATATTGGTACTTTACAAACTAAAGGGTGGGAAGTTATGTTAGGTTGGAGAGATCAAATTGAAGATTTCGAGTATACTGTAAGTGCTAACATTAGTGATACTCGTAATGAAATCACTAAATATGACGGAGCCCAATCTGTAGTTGCCGGATTAAATGAAGCTTCAGAATCTGAAAATATTTTAGGAAGGCCTATTAACTCGTTATATTTATACGAAACAAACGGATATTTTGATTCTACAGCCGAAGTAATTGAGTACTACAATAGCTTAGAGGCAGGTGGCATTTTACCATCACAAACATCTAACGACGCCTTACGACCAGGAGATATGAGAGTTATTGATTCAAATGGCGATGGTAAATTAGATGAAGGCGATTTAACTTACCAAGGCGATAACGCAGCGCACTATGTATATGGAATAAATTTTGATATTAAGTATAAAAATTGGGATTTAAGCGCTTTTTTTCAAGGTACTTTAGAGCAGAAAGTTTACAGAACAGGATTTTTTGCACAACCTTTCCAAGCAGAATGGCAAAATCAATCTAACACATGGTTAGGTAGAACCTGGACCGAAAACAATCGTAACGCAGAATTTCCTAGATTAACTACGCAACGTGGATTATCTAAATGGAACTACCAATTTAAGGATCATATCCTTCAAAATAATCGTTACCTAAGACTTAAATCTTTAATTATTGGTTATAATATTAAAGGTCTAAAACTTGGAAACACGCCAATAAACACCTTTCGTGTTTATTTCTCAGGAAATGATTTATTTGAGTTAACCACAGTAAAAGACGGTTACGACCCTGAATTTCAAGCAGACACAAATGCAAGTGCTTATCCGTTTATGCGTACTTGGGCATTAGGCTTAAAATTATCTATTTAAGAAGAACACGAAATAATTAAATTCGAAACAAATGAAAAAATTAAGATATATAATATTACCGTGCTTGATGATGGTTTTAGCATCCTGCGCAGATGAATTTATAGATTTAACACCCCCAGCTGAAATTACTGACGAAGTTTATTTCAACGAAGCCGAACATTTTAATGCCGCTGCAAATAGATTTTATACTTATTTGTTAGATTGGAAAGACCAAGGTATTTATTCTGATCATGGATCAGACTTAATAGGCTATGATGAGGATAGTGAAATGCAAGTATACAGTAGAGGATTAATTCAAGCTCAAGCGAATGACGACTACTATTCAGACACTTATGAAGCCATTAGAGATATTAATCTTTTAATTTCAAGAGCAGAAAATTACGATGGTGAAGAAAGTATCGTAGAATATGTAGCTGCCACTAAATTTCATAGAGCATGGCAGTATTTCTTTTTAATACAGCGATATGGTGGCGTACCACTAATTACTCAACCATTAACTGAAAATTCTGAAGAACTTTATGGAGCCAGAAACAGTAGGTACGAAGTAGTAGCACAAATCATTACAGATTTGGACGATGCAATAGCTGGATTACCTAGAGAACAAGATGTTGCTTCTGACGACAAAGGAAAAATCAGTAAATGGGCTGCTATGGCATTTAAAGCTGATGTCTTATTACACGAAGCCACATGGATGAAAAACGTTGGTACTACTACAGACGGTGATGGTGTATCTGCAGGTGCAGGTAGCGAAGGCTACGATCCATCTAAAATAGAACCTTACTTACAAGAAGTTGTTACATTAACTAAAACAGTAATGGATCAAGGTGGTTTTGAACTTTGGAATTACAATAACGTCCTTGATAATTTAAGCCACAATTTCTTATTCAATTTAGAAGGTTCTGGTTCTAACCCTGCAGGTTTAGACAAGGCAACTAATAAAGAATTTATCTTTTATAGTAAATTCGATTTTACATTTAGACAAGCCGGAACTTTAGTGAGTCACGTTTACCAAGGTAGAACAAAGCCTAGTAGAAAAATGATGGACATGTTTTTAACTACATCAGGTTTACCAATTGATAAGCCACTAAGTGGTTTCGCAGGGTACACCAACCCAGAAGATGAGTTCCAAAATAGAGATTTAAGAATGAGAGCGTATTTTACCAATCATAAATTCTTAGGTGTAATTCCAACTATTGATAACGATCCTGAATTAAGATTAGATGGTACCAACAAATTTGGATATTTTAATTCCAAATTTATGAGTTGGAAATGGGGTACAGATGAGGCTTATAGAGCTACAGCTACTGAGAGTTATGATATGCCACAT from Algibacter sp. L1A34 includes these protein-coding regions:
- a CDS encoding SusC/RagA family TonB-linked outer membrane protein translates to MMKKTKPQTSLKKPANLFWLIGLLVCCMTTLGYASANPIIEQNKTISGTVVSAEDNMGIPGVNVIVKGTSTGAVTDFDGNYSITVPNNNSTLVFSYIGYVSQELNTGSKSTINVSLEPDVAALDEVIVVGYGTQKKETLTGSVEQIKSEAFADLAQGSPALALQGRTPGLTVTRSSSRPGDEGVNFLIRGASSINGIEPLIVIDGVPSINSDSFNNMNPNDIESISVLKGGSASVYGSRAAGGVILVTTKKGRGDVKVNISSVLRMGTIGIRPPSPSMSEYGQLYLAAVDEDIASSKPPRYFFWSDRATVQRIANGEEGIYDLPINGSVYLGNAPRFDEMFGNSYSSQHNISVSGGTENSNFRISAGYDQNIGGLLVADDGVDRYNFSLNYNVDISDRLNINTNVTYFDNIYSGPSGGVDSEAITYDAPLFPTYNPLGQYYGNFGGNIGGGKNSVANAIDGGRTNDKNQQFKIAAIATYKITDELNVSGSYSLSKQHSEDQTYEITVPTYNWYGDVAPGQVNPTSFIEEETGTITYKNYKAALNYSNSFGDHNVSGLLAIEAEKNTSNGLRARRNGFVDYGVYDLDLGASDQQITTEGGGNTWGFYGYIGRVNYDYKSKYLLELQGRRDGSSRFAEGAKWSNYGSISAGWVLSSEEFLQDSKIISFLKLRGGYGELGSTSGIGEFGYLSTVGFGNTVFGQTDAGQQVTSRASSLFSGTTTWERIATKEVGLDFRMFTSKLFGSLDFFQKDNKGMLVRGITPDVLGTTAPYTNIGTLQTKGWEVMLGWRDQIEDFEYTVSANISDTRNEITKYDGAQSVVAGLNEASESENILGRPINSLYLYETNGYFDSTAEVIEYYNSLEAGGILPSQTSNDALRPGDMRVIDSNGDGKLDEGDLTYQGDNAAHYVYGINFDIKYKNWDLSAFFQGTLEQKVYRTGFFAQPFQAEWQNQSNTWLGRTWTENNRNAEFPRLTTQRGLSKWNYQFKDHILQNNRYLRLKSLIIGYNIKGLKLGNTPINTFRVYFSGNDLFELTTVKDGYDPEFQADTNASAYPFMRTWALGLKLSI
- a CDS encoding RagB/SusD family nutrient uptake outer membrane protein, translating into MKKLRYIILPCLMMVLASCADEFIDLTPPAEITDEVYFNEAEHFNAAANRFYTYLLDWKDQGIYSDHGSDLIGYDEDSEMQVYSRGLIQAQANDDYYSDTYEAIRDINLLISRAENYDGEESIVEYVAATKFHRAWQYFFLIQRYGGVPLITQPLTENSEELYGARNSRYEVVAQIITDLDDAIAGLPREQDVASDDKGKISKWAAMAFKADVLLHEATWMKNVGTTTDGDGVSAGAGSEGYDPSKIEPYLQEVVTLTKTVMDQGGFELWNYNNVLDNLSHNFLFNLEGSGSNPAGLDKATNKEFIFYSKFDFTFRQAGTLVSHVYQGRTKPSRKMMDMFLTTSGLPIDKPLSGFAGYTNPEDEFQNRDLRMRAYFTNHKFLGVIPTIDNDPELRLDGTNKFGYFNSKFMSWKWGTDEAYRATATESYDMPHIRLAEVYLMYAEALYELNGAITDGELTESINLVRDRAGLPALTNAFVAANNLDMLNEIRRERTIELFAEGATRFNDLKRWGLAEAELGETIFGAVIEGTVYENNTAIYNPEVYGYGEGVAETGVGERRAVIVQPASIRNFSRDNYLFPLPTSQTGLNANLQQNPGY